One segment of Panicum virgatum strain AP13 chromosome 1K, P.virgatum_v5, whole genome shotgun sequence DNA contains the following:
- the LOC120642833 gene encoding ferredoxin--nitrite reductase, chloroplastic isoform X2, translated as MVCWSLLEPDPAGRGHVGNSAPGGCHFAARGICPLELPKGQEAVRRGPSRPTINIHTLATHGHHHRRSTGTAAAAAVPPPPPPAAMASSASLQRFPLPSAHAASSSSSRRRPGRARAAVSVPSPTPAAGEVPAERLEPRVEQRAGGYWVLKEKYRTGLNPQEKVKLEKEPMGLFMEDGIKDLAKIPMEEIDAAKLTKDDVDVRLKWLGLFHRRKHQYGRFMMRLKLPNGVTTSEQTRYLASVIEAYGADGCADVTTRQNWQIRGVTLPDVPAILEGLRAVGLTSLQSGMDNVRNPVGNPLAGVDPDEIVDTRPYTNLLSSYITNNSQGNPTITNLPRKWNVCVVGTHDLYEHPHINDLAYMPALKDGKFGFNLLVGGFISPKRWGEALPLDAWVPGDDVIPVCQAILEAYRDLGNRGNRQKTRMMWLIDELGMEVFRSEVEKRMPNGVLERAAPEDLIDKKWQRRDYLGVHPQKQEGLSYVGLHVPVGRLQAADMFELARLADEYGSGELRLTVEQNVVLPNVRNERVGALLAEPLLRERLSPRPSLLLRGLVACTGNQFCGQAIIETKARALQVTREVEKRVAVPRPVRMHWTGCPNSCGQVQVADIGFMGCLTKDGDGNICEAADIFVGGRVGSDSHLADVYRKAVPCKDLVPVVADLLVERFGAVPREREEDEE; from the exons ATGGTTTGTTGGAGCCTACTAGAGCCGGACCCAGCGGGACGTGGGCACGTCGGTAATTCTGCACCCGGTGGCTGCCATTTCGCGGCGCGCGGCATCTGCCCTCTTGAACTCCCCAAGGGCCAAGAAGCGGTGCGGCGCGGCCCCTCCCGCCCCACAATAAACATCCACACGCTCGCCACCcatggccaccaccaccgccgcagcACAGGCACAGCAGCCGCGGCAGCagtgccaccgccaccgccaccagcaGCCATGGCCTCCTCGGCGTCCCTGCAGCGCTTCCCCCTGCCCTCCGCGCAcgcggcgtcgtcgtcctcgtcccgCCGGCGCCCCGGCCGCGCCAGGGCGGCCGTCTCCGTGccgtcgcccacgccggcggcgggcgaggtCCCCGCGGAGCGGCTGGAGCCGAGGGTCGAGCAGCGGGCGGGAGGGTACTGGGTGCTCAAGGAGAAGTACCGCACGGGGCTGAACCCGCAGGAGAAGGTGAAGCTGGAGAAGGAGCCCATGGGGCTGTTCATGGAGGACGGCATCAAGGACCTCGCCAAGATCCCCATGGAGGAGATCGACGCCGCCAAGCTCACCAAGGACGACGTCGACGTTCGCCTCAAGTGGCTCGGCCTCTTCCACCGCCGCAAGCACCAGT ACGGGCGGTTCATGATGCGGCTGAAGCTGCCCAACGGCGTGACGACGAGCGAGCAGACGCGGTACCTGGCGAGTGTGATCGAGGCGTACGGTGCGGACGGGTGCGCGGACGTGACGACGCGGCAGAACTGGCAGATCCGCGGGGTGACGCTCCCGGACGTGCCCGCCATCCTGGAGGGGCTCCGCGCCGTCGGCCTCACCAGCCTGCAGAGCGGCATGGACAACGTGCGCAACCCCGTCGGCAacccgctcgccggcgtcgacCCCGACGAGATCGTCGACACGCGCCCCTACACCAACCTGCTCTCCTCCTACATCACCAACAACTCCCAGGGCAACCCCACCATCACCAACCT GCCGAGGAAATGGAACGTGTGCGTGGTCGGCACGCACGACCTGTACGAGCACCCGCACATCAACGACCTGGCGTACATGCCGGCGCTCAAGGACGGCAAGTTCGGCTTCAACCTCCTCGTGGGCGGGTTCATCAGCCCCAAGAGGTGGGGCGAGGCGCTGCCGCTCGACGCCTGGGTCCCTGGTGACGACGTCATCCCGGTCTGCCAGGCTATCCTCGAGGCGTACAGGGACCTCGGCAACAGGGGCAACCGCCAGAAGACGCGCATGATGTGGCTCATCGACGAACTC GGGATGGAGGTGTTCCGgtcggaggtggagaagagGATGCCGAACGGGGTGCTGGAGCGCGCCGCGCCGGAGGACCTCATCGACAAGAAGTGGCAGCGCCGGGACTACCTCGGCGTGCACCCGCAGAAGCAGGAGGGCCTCTCGTACGTGGGCCTGCACGTGCCCGTCGGCCGGCTGCAGGCGGCGGACATGTTCGAGCTCGCGCGCCTCGCCGACGAGTacggctccggcgagctccgcctcaCGGTGGAGCAGAACGTGGTGCTCCCCAACGTCAGGAACGAGCGGGTCGGCGCGCTGCTCGCGGAGCCGCTGCTGCGGGAGCGCctctcgccgcggccgtcgCTTCTGCTCAGGGGCCTGGTGGCGTGCACGGGCAACCAGTTCTGCGGCCAGGCCATCATCGAGACCAAGGCGCGGGCGCTGCAGGTGACGCGGGAGGTGGAGAAGCGGGTGGCCGTGCCCCGGCCCGTGCGGATGCACTGGACCGGCTGCCCCAACAGCTGCGGCCAAGTGCAGGTGGCGGACATCGGCTTCATGGGCTGCCTCACCAAGGACGGCGACGGCAACATCTGCGAGGCGGCGGACATCTTCGTCGGCGGCCGCGTCGGCAGCGACTCGCACCTGGCGGACGTGTACAGGAAGGCCGTGCCGTGCAAGGACCTGGTGCCCGTCGTGGCCGACCTCCTGGTGGAGCGGTTCGGGGCCGTGcccagggagagggaggaggacgaggagtaG
- the LOC120642857 gene encoding protein DCL, chloroplastic-like — MHFPSPRAHAMAAPALARPCILPGSHLASTSCLLLLRGRGRGHGHGHAHGRAVAAVRAREQGAAPPDPAAILRRPEVATTTSAEEERDVDAGSSLDGPVEEEAPEEVGVRGRGKAPEREWVDWEDLILEDTVPLVGFVRMILHSGKYESGDRFSPEHEKAILERLLPFHPQYEKKIGCGIDYITVGLHPEFENSRCLFIVRKDGEQVDFSFWKCVKGLIRQKYPMYADSFILRHFRRRQDY; from the exons ATGcacttcccctcgccgcgcgcgcacgccatggccgcgccggCCCTCGCCCGCCCTTGTATCCTCCCCGGCTCTCACCTCGCCTCGACCTCTTGCCTGCTGCTCCTCCGGGGCCGGGGgcgcgggcacgggcacgggcacgcgcacggccgcgcggtggcggcggtgagggCGCGCGAGCAGGGCGCGGCGCCGCCCGACCCGGCGGCCATCCTGCGGCGGCCCGaggtggcgacgacgacgtcggCGGAGGAAGAGAGGGACGTCGACGCGGGCTCTTCGCTGGATGgcccggtggaggaggaggcgcccgAGGAGGTAGGGGTTCGGGGCAGGGGGAAGGCGCCGGAGAGGGAGTGGGTCGACTGGGAGGACCTTATCCTCGAGGACACCGTGCCGCTCGTTGGCTTCGTCCGGATGATCCTCCACTCCGGCAA GTATGAAAGTGGCGATCGGTTCAGTCCTGAACATGAAAAGGCGATCCTGGAAAGGTTGCTTCCATTCCATCCACAATATGAGAAGAAAATTGGATGTGGTATTGACTACATCACG GTAGGATTACATCCAGAATTCGAAAACTCAAGGTGTTTATTCATAGTTAGGAAGGATGGTGAGCAAGTTGATTTTTCTTTCTGGAAGTGCGTCAAAGGTCTCATCCGACAAAAGTACCCCATGTATGCAGACAGTTTCATTCTCAGGCATTTCCGCAGGAGACAAGATTACTGA
- the LOC120642833 gene encoding ferredoxin--nitrite reductase, chloroplastic isoform X1: MVCWSLLEPDPAGRGHVGNSAPGGCHFAARGICPLELPKGQEAVRRGPSRPTINIHTLATHGHHHRRSTGTAAAAAVPPPPPPAAMASSASLQRFPLPSAHAASSSSSRRRPGRARAAVSVPSPTPAAGEVPAERLEPRVEQRAGGYWVLKEKYRTGLNPQEKVKLEKEPMGLFMEDGIKDLAKIPMEEIDAAKLTKDDVDVRLKWLGLFHRRKHQYGRFMMRLKLPNGVTTSEQTRYLASVIEAYGADGCADVTTRQNWQIRGVTLPDVPAILEGLRAVGLTSLQSGMDNVRNPVGNPLAGVDPDEIVDTRPYTNLLSSYITNNSQGNPTITNLPRKWNVCVVGTHDLYEHPHINDLAYMPALKDGKFGFNLLVGGFISPKRWGEALPLDAWVPGDDVIPVCQAILEAYRDLGNRGNRQKTRMMWLIDELVSKASLLQFEYPIHDASAADDENTLLIMQGMEVFRSEVEKRMPNGVLERAAPEDLIDKKWQRRDYLGVHPQKQEGLSYVGLHVPVGRLQAADMFELARLADEYGSGELRLTVEQNVVLPNVRNERVGALLAEPLLRERLSPRPSLLLRGLVACTGNQFCGQAIIETKARALQVTREVEKRVAVPRPVRMHWTGCPNSCGQVQVADIGFMGCLTKDGDGNICEAADIFVGGRVGSDSHLADVYRKAVPCKDLVPVVADLLVERFGAVPREREEDEE; the protein is encoded by the exons ATGGTTTGTTGGAGCCTACTAGAGCCGGACCCAGCGGGACGTGGGCACGTCGGTAATTCTGCACCCGGTGGCTGCCATTTCGCGGCGCGCGGCATCTGCCCTCTTGAACTCCCCAAGGGCCAAGAAGCGGTGCGGCGCGGCCCCTCCCGCCCCACAATAAACATCCACACGCTCGCCACCcatggccaccaccaccgccgcagcACAGGCACAGCAGCCGCGGCAGCagtgccaccgccaccgccaccagcaGCCATGGCCTCCTCGGCGTCCCTGCAGCGCTTCCCCCTGCCCTCCGCGCAcgcggcgtcgtcgtcctcgtcccgCCGGCGCCCCGGCCGCGCCAGGGCGGCCGTCTCCGTGccgtcgcccacgccggcggcgggcgaggtCCCCGCGGAGCGGCTGGAGCCGAGGGTCGAGCAGCGGGCGGGAGGGTACTGGGTGCTCAAGGAGAAGTACCGCACGGGGCTGAACCCGCAGGAGAAGGTGAAGCTGGAGAAGGAGCCCATGGGGCTGTTCATGGAGGACGGCATCAAGGACCTCGCCAAGATCCCCATGGAGGAGATCGACGCCGCCAAGCTCACCAAGGACGACGTCGACGTTCGCCTCAAGTGGCTCGGCCTCTTCCACCGCCGCAAGCACCAGT ACGGGCGGTTCATGATGCGGCTGAAGCTGCCCAACGGCGTGACGACGAGCGAGCAGACGCGGTACCTGGCGAGTGTGATCGAGGCGTACGGTGCGGACGGGTGCGCGGACGTGACGACGCGGCAGAACTGGCAGATCCGCGGGGTGACGCTCCCGGACGTGCCCGCCATCCTGGAGGGGCTCCGCGCCGTCGGCCTCACCAGCCTGCAGAGCGGCATGGACAACGTGCGCAACCCCGTCGGCAacccgctcgccggcgtcgacCCCGACGAGATCGTCGACACGCGCCCCTACACCAACCTGCTCTCCTCCTACATCACCAACAACTCCCAGGGCAACCCCACCATCACCAACCT GCCGAGGAAATGGAACGTGTGCGTGGTCGGCACGCACGACCTGTACGAGCACCCGCACATCAACGACCTGGCGTACATGCCGGCGCTCAAGGACGGCAAGTTCGGCTTCAACCTCCTCGTGGGCGGGTTCATCAGCCCCAAGAGGTGGGGCGAGGCGCTGCCGCTCGACGCCTGGGTCCCTGGTGACGACGTCATCCCGGTCTGCCAGGCTATCCTCGAGGCGTACAGGGACCTCGGCAACAGGGGCAACCGCCAGAAGACGCGCATGATGTGGCTCATCGACGAACTCGTAAGCAAGGCCTCCCTCCTTCAATTTGAATATCCGATTCATGATGCTTCAGCAGCTGACGACGAGAACACATTGCTTATTATGCAGGGGATGGAGGTGTTCCGgtcggaggtggagaagagGATGCCGAACGGGGTGCTGGAGCGCGCCGCGCCGGAGGACCTCATCGACAAGAAGTGGCAGCGCCGGGACTACCTCGGCGTGCACCCGCAGAAGCAGGAGGGCCTCTCGTACGTGGGCCTGCACGTGCCCGTCGGCCGGCTGCAGGCGGCGGACATGTTCGAGCTCGCGCGCCTCGCCGACGAGTacggctccggcgagctccgcctcaCGGTGGAGCAGAACGTGGTGCTCCCCAACGTCAGGAACGAGCGGGTCGGCGCGCTGCTCGCGGAGCCGCTGCTGCGGGAGCGCctctcgccgcggccgtcgCTTCTGCTCAGGGGCCTGGTGGCGTGCACGGGCAACCAGTTCTGCGGCCAGGCCATCATCGAGACCAAGGCGCGGGCGCTGCAGGTGACGCGGGAGGTGGAGAAGCGGGTGGCCGTGCCCCGGCCCGTGCGGATGCACTGGACCGGCTGCCCCAACAGCTGCGGCCAAGTGCAGGTGGCGGACATCGGCTTCATGGGCTGCCTCACCAAGGACGGCGACGGCAACATCTGCGAGGCGGCGGACATCTTCGTCGGCGGCCGCGTCGGCAGCGACTCGCACCTGGCGGACGTGTACAGGAAGGCCGTGCCGTGCAAGGACCTGGTGCCCGTCGTGGCCGACCTCCTGGTGGAGCGGTTCGGGGCCGTGcccagggagagggaggaggacgaggagtaG